From Microbacterium sp. LWH11-1.2, one genomic window encodes:
- a CDS encoding DUF3817 domain-containing protein, whose amino-acid sequence MPEPKVASFPAIRGALKFYQIASIITGVMLLLLVAEMVLKYTPIHLELFAGGSGGPLWFAPVVEGPEGLESTGDGFNLSLFILVAHGWFYVVYLFACFRMWSLMRWPFLRFILLALGGVIPLLSFIMETIVARDVKTYLATREAADASTSSATHPNNAPEGVR is encoded by the coding sequence ATGCCCGAACCGAAAGTCGCCAGCTTTCCGGCGATCCGCGGTGCGCTGAAGTTCTACCAGATCGCGTCGATCATCACCGGAGTCATGCTGCTCCTGCTGGTCGCCGAGATGGTGCTGAAGTACACGCCGATCCACCTCGAACTCTTCGCCGGGGGCTCGGGCGGACCGCTCTGGTTCGCTCCGGTCGTCGAGGGCCCGGAGGGCCTCGAATCCACGGGCGACGGATTCAACCTGTCGCTGTTCATCCTCGTGGCGCACGGCTGGTTCTACGTCGTCTACCTGTTCGCGTGCTTCCGCATGTGGAGCCTGATGCGCTGGCCGTTCCTGCGCTTCATCCTGCTCGCGCTCGGCGGTGTGATCCCGCTGCTCTCGTTCATCATGGAGACGATCGTCGCCCGCGACGTGAAGACCTATCTCGCCACCAGGGAGGCCGCAGACGCTTCGACAAGCTCGGCGACCCACCCGAACAATGCCCCGGAAGGTGTCCGTTGA